Proteins encoded in a region of the Pseudomonas syringae KCTC 12500 genome:
- a CDS encoding AAA family ATPase has product MEHREALIALRTFLSTQILGQEKLIERLLIALLADGHMLVEGAPGLAKTKAIKELAEGIEAQFHRIQFTPDLLPADITGTEIYRPETGSFVFQQGPIFHNLVLADEINRAPAKVQSALLEAMAERQVSVGRSTYDLSPLFLVMATQNPIEQEGTYPLPEAQLDRFLMHVKIGFPDAAVERKILQQARGEALNGETKPERRVSQQAIFAARKEILGLYMADAVEEYLVQLVMATRTPAKFDPELAEWIAYGASPRGSISLDRCARAHAWLAGRDFVSPEDIQAVLFDVLRHRVILSFEAEAAGIDQDRVIQRILDVVAVA; this is encoded by the coding sequence ATGGAACATCGTGAAGCGCTGATTGCGCTGCGAACTTTTCTTTCAACGCAGATCCTTGGCCAGGAAAAGCTGATCGAACGTCTGCTCATCGCCCTGCTTGCCGATGGCCACATGCTGGTCGAAGGCGCTCCCGGCCTGGCCAAGACCAAGGCCATCAAGGAGCTGGCAGAAGGTATCGAAGCCCAGTTCCACCGCATTCAGTTCACCCCCGACCTGCTGCCTGCCGACATCACCGGTACGGAAATCTATCGCCCGGAAACCGGCAGCTTCGTGTTCCAGCAAGGGCCGATCTTCCACAATCTGGTGCTGGCCGACGAAATCAACCGTGCGCCGGCCAAGGTCCAGTCGGCGTTGCTCGAAGCCATGGCCGAGCGCCAGGTCAGTGTCGGGCGCAGCACCTACGACCTGTCGCCGCTGTTTCTGGTCATGGCGACCCAGAACCCTATCGAGCAGGAAGGCACCTACCCGCTGCCAGAAGCCCAGCTCGACCGTTTTCTGATGCACGTCAAGATCGGCTTCCCGGATGCCGCCGTCGAACGCAAGATCCTTCAACAGGCGCGTGGCGAAGCCCTGAATGGCGAAACCAAGCCGGAGCGCCGCGTCAGCCAGCAGGCGATTTTTGCCGCACGCAAGGAAATCCTTGGCCTGTACATGGCCGATGCGGTCGAGGAATACCTGGTGCAACTGGTCATGGCCACCCGTACCCCGGCCAAGTTCGACCCGGAACTGGCCGAATGGATTGCCTACGGTGCCAGCCCGCGGGGCTCCATCTCGCTGGACCGCTGCGCCCGTGCGCATGCCTGGCTGGCCGGACGCGACTTCGTCAGCCCCGAAGACATTCAGGCAGTGCTGTTCGATGTCTTGCGCCACCGGGTCATTCTGTCGTTCGAGGCCGAAGCTGCCGGTATCGATCAGGATCGCGTGATTCAGCGCATCCTCGACGTCGTGGCCGTCGCCTGA
- a CDS encoding amidohydrolase family protein has product MNRIFDAHCHIIDPHFPLIANNGYLPEPFGVADYLATVQPLGVHGGAVVSGSFQGFDQGYLLQALRLLGPGFVGVTQLPASVTDAELDTLNAAGVRALRFNLKRGGSEQLDQLEALAVRVHERAGWHSELYIDSRELAPIETRLRKLPAISIDHLGLSAEGLPVVLRLAERGVRIKACGFGRVDFPVREALRDIHAANPNALMFGTDLPSTRAPRPFRPDDIELLIDALGESGARQALWENAASFYRL; this is encoded by the coding sequence ATGAACCGCATTTTCGACGCCCACTGCCACATCATCGACCCGCATTTCCCGCTGATCGCCAATAACGGCTATCTGCCGGAGCCGTTCGGTGTCGCTGACTACCTTGCGACGGTCCAGCCGCTGGGCGTTCACGGCGGTGCGGTGGTGTCCGGCTCCTTTCAGGGCTTTGATCAAGGCTATCTGCTTCAGGCGCTGCGCCTGTTGGGGCCTGGCTTCGTCGGTGTCACGCAATTGCCCGCCAGCGTCACCGATGCAGAGCTGGACACCCTGAACGCGGCAGGCGTGCGTGCGTTGCGCTTCAACCTCAAGCGCGGCGGCTCGGAGCAGCTCGACCAGCTGGAGGCACTGGCCGTGCGTGTCCATGAACGCGCAGGCTGGCACTCAGAGCTGTACATCGACTCGCGGGAACTGGCACCCATCGAAACACGCCTGCGCAAACTCCCGGCCATCAGCATCGATCACCTGGGGCTGAGTGCCGAAGGGCTGCCCGTGGTCCTGCGCCTTGCCGAGCGCGGTGTACGGATCAAGGCCTGTGGTTTCGGGCGAGTGGACTTTCCGGTGCGCGAGGCCCTCAGGGATATCCACGCCGCCAACCCGAATGCCCTGATGTTCGGCACCGACCTGCCGTCGACCCGCGCCCCCCGCCCCTTCCGGCCCGACGATATCGAGCTGTTGATCGACGCACTGGGCGAAAGCGGCGCTCGTCAGGCGCTGTGGGAGAACGCGGCGAGCTTCTATCGACTCTGA
- a CDS encoding NAD-glutamate dehydrogenase has translation MAFFTAASKADFQHQLQAALAQHISEQALPQVALFAEQFFGIISLDELTQRRLSDLAGCTLSAWRLLERFEHAHPQVRVYNPDYERHGWQSTHTAVEVLHHDLPFLVDSVRTELNRRGYSIHTLQTTVLSVRRGAAGELLELLPKGTTGDDVLQESLMYLEIDRCANVSELNVLARELEQVLGEVRAVVEDFGPMKARLHELLASIDANESNTDVEEKAEIKVFLQWLVDNHFTFLGYEEFEVRNDAEGGQLVYDESSFLGLTRLLRPGLTREELHIEDYAVKYLQEPVLLSFAKAAHPSRVHRPAYPDYVSIRQIDASGKVIKECRFMGLYTSSVYGESVRQIPYIRRKVAEVERRSGFDAKAHLGKELAQVVEVLPRDDLFQTPVDELFTTVMSIVQIQERNKIRVFLRKDPYGRFCYCLAYVPRDVYSTEVRQKIQQVLMDRLKASDCEFWTFFSESVLARVQLILRVDPKINLDIDVAQLENEVIQACRSWKDDYASLVVESFGEAHGTNVLADFPKGFPAGYRERFAAHSAVVDMQHVLSLSEANPLVMSFYQPLAGGRQQLHCKLYHADTPLALSDVLPILENLGLRVLGEFPYRLHHANGREFWIHDFAFTYGEGLNLDIQQLNDTLQDAFVHIVRGDAENDAFNRLVLTAGLPWRDVALLRAYARYLKQIRLGFDLGYIATTLNNHTDIARELTRLFKTRFYLARKLGSDDLDDKQLRLEQAILTALDDVQVLNEDRILRRYLDLIKATLRTNFYQADANGQSKSYFSFKFNPRLIPELPKPVPKFEIFVYSPRVEGVHLRFGNVARGGLRWSDREEDFRTEVLGLVKAQQVKNSVIVPVGAKGGFVPRRLPTTGNRDEVQAEAIACYRIFISGLLDITDNLKEGALVPPVNVVRHDDDDPYLVVAADKGTATFSDIANGIAIDYGFWLGDAFASGGSAGYDHKKMGITAKGAWVGVQRHFRERDINVQQDSISVIGIGDMAGDVFGNGLLMSDKLQLVAAFNHLHIFIDPNPDPATSFAERQRLFNLPRSSWTDYDTSIMSAGGGIFPRSLKSIAITEQMKARFDIKADKLTPTELLHALLKAPVDLLWNGGIGTYVKSSDESHADVGDKANDALRVDGNELRCKVVGEGGNLGMTQLGRVEFGLNGGATNTDFIDNAGGVDCSDHEVNIKILLNEVVQAGDMTEKQRNQLLESMTDEVGHLVLGNNYKQTQALSLAARRAYERIAEYKRLMSDLEARGKLDRAIEFLPAEEQIAERIAAKQGLSRAELSVLISYSKIDLKEALLESRVPDDDYLARDMETAFPPSLGAKFSTAMRGHRLKREIVSTQIANDLVNHMGITFVQRLKESTGMSAAAVAGAYVIVRDIFHLPHWFRQIEALDYKVSAEVQLALMDELMRLGRRATRWFLRSRRNELDAGRDVAHFGPHLAALGLKLDELLEGPTREIWQTRYQAYVEAGVPELLARMVAGTTHLYTLLPIIEASDVTGQNAADVAKAYFAVGSALDITWYLQQISSLPVENNWQALAREAFRDDVDWQQRAITVSVLQMADGPSEIDARLALWLEQHTLMVERWRAMLVELRAASGTDYAMYAVANRELLDLAMSGQGITV, from the coding sequence ATGGCGTTCTTCACCGCAGCCAGCAAGGCCGACTTCCAGCATCAACTGCAAGCGGCACTGGCTCAGCACATCAGCGAACAGGCACTGCCACAAGTGGCGCTGTTCGCCGAGCAATTCTTCGGCATCATTTCTCTCGACGAACTCACCCAGCGGCGGCTTTCCGACCTGGCAGGCTGCACCTTGTCCGCGTGGCGCCTGCTGGAGCGTTTCGAACATGCTCACCCGCAGGTCCGGGTCTACAACCCCGATTACGAGCGCCACGGCTGGCAATCGACTCATACTGCCGTTGAAGTGCTGCATCATGATCTTCCGTTTCTGGTCGACTCCGTACGTACCGAGCTGAACCGCCGCGGCTATAGCATCCACACCCTGCAGACCACCGTGCTGAGCGTGCGTCGCGGGGCTGCTGGCGAATTGCTTGAGCTGCTGCCCAAGGGCACCACTGGCGACGACGTGCTGCAGGAATCGCTGATGTACCTGGAGATCGACCGCTGCGCCAACGTCAGCGAGTTGAACGTGCTGGCGCGCGAGCTGGAGCAGGTACTTGGCGAAGTACGCGCCGTCGTCGAAGATTTCGGGCCGATGAAAGCGCGTCTGCATGAGTTGCTGGCCAGTATCGATGCCAACGAGTCCAACACCGATGTCGAGGAAAAGGCCGAGATCAAGGTCTTCCTGCAATGGCTGGTGGACAACCACTTCACCTTCCTCGGTTACGAAGAGTTCGAAGTGCGCAACGACGCCGAAGGCGGCCAGTTGGTCTACGACGAGTCGTCCTTCCTCGGGCTGACCCGCCTGCTGCGCCCCGGCCTGACCCGCGAAGAACTGCACATCGAAGATTACGCGGTGAAATACCTGCAGGAACCGGTGTTGCTGTCGTTTGCCAAGGCGGCGCATCCAAGCCGCGTGCACCGTCCGGCGTACCCGGATTACGTTTCGATCCGGCAGATCGACGCGTCGGGCAAGGTCATCAAGGAATGTCGTTTCATGGGCCTGTACACCTCGTCGGTGTATGGCGAGAGCGTGCGGCAGATTCCGTACATCCGTCGCAAGGTCGCCGAGGTCGAGCGTCGCTCCGGTTTCGACGCCAAGGCGCACCTGGGCAAGGAACTGGCGCAGGTGGTCGAAGTACTGCCGCGTGACGACCTTTTCCAGACGCCGGTGGACGAATTGTTCACCACGGTCATGTCCATCGTGCAGATTCAGGAGCGCAACAAGATTCGCGTGTTCCTGCGCAAGGACCCGTACGGCCGTTTCTGCTACTGCCTGGCTTATGTGCCGCGCGACGTGTATTCCACCGAAGTACGCCAGAAGATCCAGCAGGTCCTGATGGACCGCCTCAAGGCCAGCGATTGCGAGTTCTGGACGTTCTTCTCTGAATCGGTGCTGGCGCGTGTGCAGTTGATTCTGCGCGTAGACCCGAAGATCAACCTGGACATCGACGTCGCTCAACTGGAAAACGAAGTTATTCAGGCGTGCCGTTCGTGGAAGGACGACTACGCCAGTCTGGTGGTCGAAAGCTTCGGTGAAGCCCACGGCACCAACGTGCTGGCCGACTTCCCGAAAGGCTTCCCGGCGGGCTACCGCGAGCGCTTTGCGGCGCATTCAGCAGTCGTCGACATGCAGCACGTACTGAGCCTCAGCGAAGCCAATCCGCTGGTGATGAGCTTCTACCAGCCGCTGGCCGGTGGCCGCCAGCAATTGCATTGCAAGCTGTATCACGCCGACACACCGCTGGCGTTGTCCGACGTGTTGCCGATTCTGGAAAACCTTGGCCTGCGCGTGCTGGGCGAGTTCCCGTACCGCCTGCACCATGCCAACGGTCGCGAGTTCTGGATTCACGATTTCGCCTTCACCTACGGCGAAGGACTGAACCTCGATATCCAGCAGCTCAATGACACCCTTCAGGATGCGTTCGTGCACATCGTGCGCGGCGATGCCGAAAACGATGCGTTCAACCGTCTGGTGCTCACCGCCGGCCTGCCGTGGCGCGATGTGGCGCTGCTGCGTGCCTATGCGCGTTATCTGAAGCAGATTCGTCTGGGCTTTGACCTGGGTTACATCGCCACCACGCTGAACAACCACACCGACATCGCCCGCGAGCTGACGCGTCTGTTCAAGACCCGCTTCTATCTGGCGCGCAAGCTGGGTTCCGACGATCTCGACGACAAGCAGCTGCGTCTGGAACAGGCGATTCTGACTGCGCTGGACGACGTGCAGGTGCTCAACGAAGACCGCATCCTGCGTCGTTATCTGGACCTGATCAAAGCCACGCTGCGGACCAACTTCTATCAGGCCGATGCCAACGGGCAGAGCAAGAGCTATTTCAGCTTCAAGTTCAACCCGCGCCTGATTCCCGAACTGCCCAAGCCGGTGCCCAAGTTTGAAATCTTCGTTTATTCGCCGCGTGTCGAAGGCGTGCATCTGCGCTTCGGCAACGTGGCGCGTGGCGGCCTGCGCTGGTCGGACCGCGAGGAAGACTTCCGTACCGAAGTGCTGGGCCTGGTAAAAGCCCAGCAGGTTAAGAACTCGGTCATTGTGCCGGTAGGTGCCAAGGGCGGCTTCGTGCCGCGTCGCCTGCCGACCACCGGCAACCGCGACGAAGTGCAGGCCGAGGCAATCGCTTGCTACCGCATCTTCATCTCCGGGCTGCTGGACATCACCGACAACCTTAAGGAAGGCGCGCTGGTGCCGCCGGTCAACGTCGTGCGTCATGACGATGATGACCCTTATCTGGTGGTGGCCGCCGACAAGGGCACGGCAACGTTCTCCGACATCGCCAACGGCATTGCCATCGACTACGGCTTCTGGCTGGGCGACGCCTTCGCTTCCGGTGGTTCTGCCGGTTACGATCACAAGAAGATGGGCATCACCGCCAAGGGCGCATGGGTTGGCGTGCAGCGTCACTTCCGTGAACGCGACATCAATGTGCAGCAGGACAGCATCAGCGTGATCGGTATCGGCGACATGGCCGGTGACGTGTTCGGCAACGGCCTGCTGATGTCTGACAAGCTGCAACTGGTCGCAGCGTTCAATCACCTGCACATCTTCATCGATCCGAATCCGGACCCGGCCACCAGCTTTGCAGAGCGTCAGCGCCTGTTCAATCTGCCGCGCTCGTCCTGGACCGACTACGACACCAGCATCATGTCCGCTGGCGGCGGGATCTTCCCGCGCAGCCTGAAAAGTATCGCCATCACCGAACAGATGAAGGCGCGCTTCGACATCAAGGCTGACAAGCTGACCCCGACCGAACTGCTGCATGCGCTGCTCAAGGCACCGGTCGATCTGTTGTGGAACGGCGGTATCGGCACCTACGTGAAGTCCAGCGATGAGTCGCACGCTGATGTCGGCGACAAGGCCAACGATGCGCTGCGCGTCGACGGCAACGAGCTGCGTTGCAAGGTGGTGGGCGAGGGCGGCAACCTGGGCATGACCCAGCTGGGCCGTGTCGAGTTCGGCCTCAATGGCGGCGCGACCAACACCGACTTCATCGACAACGCGGGCGGTGTGGACTGCTCCGACCACGAAGTGAACATCAAGATCCTGCTCAACGAAGTGGTGCAGGCCGGTGACATGACCGAGAAGCAGCGCAATCAGCTGCTCGAAAGCATGACCGACGAAGTCGGCCACCTGGTGCTGGGCAACAACTACAAGCAGACCCAGGCGTTGTCGCTGGCAGCCCGTCGCGCTTACGAGCGGATTGCCGAATACAAGCGCCTGATGAGTGACCTGGAGGCGCGTGGCAAGCTTGATCGTGCCATCGAGTTCCTGCCTGCTGAAGAGCAGATTGCCGAGCGGATTGCGGCCAAGCAGGGCTTGAGTCGTGCCGAGCTGTCGGTGTTGATCTCGTACAGCAAGATCGACCTCAAGGAAGCGTTGCTGGAATCCCGTGTGCCGGATGACGACTATCTGGCGCGTGATATGGAAACCGCGTTCCCGCCTTCGCTGGGCGCCAAGTTTTCCACGGCCATGCGCGGCCATCGCCTGAAGCGCGAGATCGTCAGCACGCAGATCGCCAACGATCTGGTCAACCACATGGGCATCACCTTCGTGCAGCGGCTCAAAGAGTCGACCGGCATGAGCGCTGCTGCGGTGGCCGGTGCCTACGTGATCGTGCGTGACATCTTCCATCTGCCGCACTGGTTCCGTCAGATCGAGGCACTGGACTACAAGGTTTCGGCCGAAGTCCAGCTGGCGCTGATGGACGAGTTGATGCGTCTGGGGCGTCGTGCAACGCGCTGGTTCCTGCGTAGCCGTCGCAATGAGCTGGACGCCGGTCGTGACGTGGCACACTTTGGTCCGCACCTCGCTGCACTGGGCCTCAAGCTTGACGAGCTGCTGGAAGGTCCGACCCGCGAGATCTGGCAAACGCGTTATCAGGCGTATGTCGAAGCCGGTGTGCCGGAACTGCTGGCGCGCATGGTCGCCGGTACGACGCATCTGTACACACTGTTGCCGATCATCGAAGCCTCCGACGTGACCGGGCAGAATGCTGCCGACGTCGCCAAGGCATACTTCGCCGTCGGCAGTGCGCTGGACATTACCTGGTACCTGCAGCAGATCAGCAGTCTGCCGGTGGAAAACAACTGGCAGGCGCTGGCGCGTGAAGCGTTCCGTGATGATGTCGACTGGCAACAGCGGGCGATCACCGTGTCGGTTCTGCAAATGGCCGACGGTCCTTCGGAAATCGATGCGCGTCTGGCCCTGTGGCTGGAGCAGCACACGCTGATGGTCGAGCGCTGGCGTGCCATGCTGGTCGAGCTGCGTGCGGCAAGCGGCACGGATTACGCGATGTACGCCGTTGCCAACCGCGAACTGCTGGACCTGGCCATGAGTGGGCAGGGCATTACCGTGTAA
- the mntP gene encoding manganese efflux pump MntP, whose product MNPISLLFLALAMSTDAFAAALGKGASLHKPRFLEALRTGLIFGAIETITPVIGWGIGQVAARFAESWDHWIAFTLLLVLGLHMIYNGIKHDDDEEQEKPGQHSFWILAVTAFATSIDALAVGVGLAFVDVNIVVAALAIGLATTVMVTIGVMLGRVLGTMVGKRAEIIGGIVLIVVGATILYEHLSAAQ is encoded by the coding sequence GTGAACCCGATTTCCCTCCTCTTTCTCGCGCTTGCCATGTCCACGGACGCCTTTGCTGCGGCCCTTGGCAAAGGAGCAAGCCTGCATAAACCGCGCTTTCTCGAAGCGTTGCGCACGGGCCTTATATTCGGCGCCATCGAAACCATCACGCCGGTCATCGGCTGGGGCATTGGCCAGGTGGCTGCGCGCTTCGCCGAGAGCTGGGACCACTGGATCGCCTTCACCCTGTTGCTGGTGCTCGGCCTGCACATGATCTACAACGGCATCAAGCACGACGATGACGAAGAGCAGGAAAAGCCGGGGCAGCATTCTTTCTGGATTCTCGCCGTTACCGCATTCGCCACCAGTATCGATGCACTGGCAGTCGGCGTAGGCCTGGCGTTTGTCGACGTCAATATCGTGGTTGCCGCCCTGGCCATAGGCCTGGCGACCACGGTCATGGTCACCATCGGCGTGATGCTGGGCCGGGTGCTGGGCACCATGGTCGGCAAACGCGCTGAAATCATTGGCGGTATCGTGTTGATCGTGGTGGGGGCGACGATTCTTTACGAGCACCTGTCGGCGGCGCAGTAA
- the acnB gene encoding bifunctional aconitate hydratase 2/2-methylisocitrate dehydratase — MLEAYRKHIEERAAQGIVPQPLNAEQTAGLVELLKNPPAGEEAFLVDLITNRVPPGVDEAAYVKAGFLSALAKGEATSPLIDRKRATELLGTMQGGYNIVTLVELLDDATLAPVAAEQLKHTLLMFDAFHDVAEKAKNGNAHAKAVLQSWADGEWFKKRPTLADKISLRVFKVTGETNTDDLSPAPDAWSRPDIPLHALAMLKMAREGIIPDVQGAIGPMKQIEEMRGQGFPIAYVGDVVGTGSSRKSATNSVLWFFGDDVPYVPNKRAGGFCFGSKIAPIFYNTMEDAGALPIEFDVSNINMGDVIDVYPYAGKVCKHDSDEVITTFEMKTPVLLDEVRAGGRIPLIIGRGLTSKARAELGLPEFDLFKTPDQPAESTKGYTLAQKMVGKACGVAGVRPGTYCEPKMTTVGSQDTTGPMTRDELKDLACLGFSTDLVMQSFCHTAAYPKPIDVKTHHTLPDFIMTRGGVSLRPGDGIIHSWLNRMLLPDTVGTGGDSHTRFPIGISFPAGSGLVAFAAATGVMPLDMPESILVRFKGKMQPGITLRDLVHAIPYYAIQAGLLTVEKKGKKNAFSGRILEIEGLDNLSIEQAFELSDASAERSAAGCTIKLAKEPIIEYLNSNITLLRWMIEQGYGDPRTLERRAQAMEAWVANPELLEADKDAEYAEIIEIDLADVKEPVLCAPNDPDDARLLSSVQGEKIDEVFIGSCMTNIGHFRAAGKLLDQVKGQLPTRLWLSPPTKMDAHQLTEEGYYGIYGKAGARMEMPGCSLCMGNQARVEPNATVVSTSTRNFPNRLGDGANVYLASAELASVASILGRLPTVEEYMGYANQIDTMAADVYRYLSFDQIAEFREAAANANIPAVQV; from the coding sequence GTGCTTGAAGCCTACCGTAAACATATCGAAGAGCGTGCCGCCCAGGGCATCGTGCCCCAGCCGCTTAACGCCGAACAAACTGCAGGCCTGGTCGAGCTGCTGAAGAATCCTCCGGCTGGCGAAGAAGCTTTCCTTGTCGATCTGATCACCAATCGCGTTCCGCCAGGCGTTGACGAAGCTGCCTACGTCAAGGCCGGTTTCCTGTCTGCCCTGGCCAAGGGCGAAGCCACTTCTCCCCTGATCGACAGAAAACGCGCCACCGAACTACTCGGCACCATGCAAGGTGGCTACAACATCGTCACCCTGGTTGAACTGCTCGACGACGCCACCCTCGCGCCGGTCGCAGCCGAACAACTCAAGCACACCCTGCTGATGTTCGATGCCTTCCACGACGTGGCCGAAAAAGCCAAGAACGGCAATGCGCACGCCAAGGCTGTTCTGCAGTCCTGGGCTGACGGCGAGTGGTTCAAGAAGCGCCCGACGCTGGCCGACAAGATCAGCCTGCGCGTCTTCAAGGTCACCGGCGAAACCAACACCGACGACCTGTCGCCTGCCCCTGATGCCTGGTCGCGCCCGGACATCCCGCTGCACGCGCTGGCCATGCTGAAAATGGCCCGTGAAGGCATCATCCCTGACGTACAGGGCGCCATCGGCCCGATGAAGCAGATCGAAGAAATGCGCGGTCAGGGCTTCCCGATTGCCTACGTCGGTGACGTGGTCGGTACCGGTTCCTCGCGTAAATCGGCAACCAACTCGGTACTCTGGTTCTTCGGCGACGACGTCCCTTACGTCCCGAACAAGCGTGCCGGCGGTTTCTGCTTCGGCAGCAAAATTGCTCCGATCTTCTACAACACCATGGAAGATGCTGGCGCTCTGCCAATCGAATTCGATGTCTCGAACATCAACATGGGTGACGTGATCGACGTCTATCCCTACGCTGGAAAGGTCTGCAAGCACGACAGCGACGAAGTCATCACCACCTTCGAAATGAAGACCCCGGTGCTGCTCGACGAAGTCCGCGCTGGCGGCCGTATTCCACTGATCATCGGCCGTGGCCTGACCAGCAAGGCGCGCGCCGAACTGGGCCTGCCGGAGTTCGACCTGTTCAAGACACCTGACCAGCCAGCCGAAAGCACCAAGGGTTACACCCTGGCGCAGAAGATGGTCGGCAAGGCATGCGGCGTAGCGGGCGTTCGCCCGGGCACCTACTGCGAACCGAAGATGACTACCGTCGGCTCCCAGGACACCACTGGCCCGATGACTCGCGACGAACTGAAAGACCTGGCGTGCCTGGGCTTCTCGACCGATCTGGTCATGCAGTCGTTCTGCCACACCGCGGCCTATCCGAAGCCGATCGACGTCAAGACGCACCACACGCTGCCTGACTTCATCATGACCCGCGGCGGCGTTTCCCTGCGTCCGGGCGACGGCATCATCCACAGCTGGCTGAACCGCATGCTGCTGCCGGACACCGTCGGCACCGGTGGCGACTCGCACACCCGCTTCCCGATCGGTATCTCCTTCCCGGCCGGTTCCGGCCTGGTGGCGTTCGCTGCTGCAACGGGCGTCATGCCGCTGGACATGCCTGAATCGATCCTGGTTCGCTTCAAGGGCAAGATGCAACCTGGCATCACCCTGCGCGACCTGGTACACGCCATTCCTTACTACGCGATTCAGGCTGGCCTGCTGACCGTAGAGAAGAAAGGCAAGAAGAACGCATTCTCCGGTCGTATTCTGGAGATCGAAGGCCTCGACAACCTGAGCATCGAACAGGCTTTCGAGCTGTCCGACGCCTCTGCCGAACGTTCGGCTGCCGGTTGCACCATCAAGCTGGCCAAAGAGCCAATCATCGAATACCTGAATTCGAACATCACCCTGCTGCGCTGGATGATCGAACAGGGTTACGGTGATCCTCGCACCCTGGAGCGTCGTGCTCAGGCGATGGAAGCCTGGGTTGCCAATCCAGAGCTGCTGGAAGCCGACAAGGACGCCGAGTACGCCGAAATCATCGAAATCGATCTGGCCGACGTCAAGGAGCCTGTGCTCTGCGCGCCGAACGATCCGGACGATGCACGCCTGCTGTCTTCGGTACAGGGCGAGAAGATCGACGAAGTGTTCATCGGCTCCTGCATGACCAACATCGGCCACTTCCGCGCTGCGGGCAAGTTGCTGGATCAGGTCAAGGGCCAGCTGCCGACGCGTCTGTGGCTGTCGCCGCCGACCAAGATGGACGCTCACCAGTTGACCGAGGAAGGCTACTACGGCATCTACGGCAAGGCTGGCGCACGCATGGAAATGCCGGGCTGCTCGCTGTGCATGGGTAACCAGGCACGCGTGGAACCGAACGCGACCGTGGTGTCGACGTCGACCCGTAACTTCCCGAACCGTCTGGGTGACGGCGCGAACGTCTACCTGGCCTCGGCCGAGCTGGCGTCCGTTGCCTCTATTCTGGGTCGTCTGCCGACGGTTGAAGAGTACATGGGCTACGCCAACCAGATCGACACCATGGCAGCGGACGTGTACCGCTACCTGAGCTTCGATCAGATCGCCGAGTTCCGTGAAGCCGCTGCGAACGCCAACATCCCGGCTGTTCAAGTGTAA
- a CDS encoding DUF1289 domain-containing protein, with translation MPDYIIKTPCVGLCSTVYGDLVCRGCKRFHHEVIHWNGYNEDEKRAVWLRLEQLLVQVMTAKLEVFDADKLRAQLTQRKIRFVPHQSEYCWAYQLIARGARVISQVEAYGFVLLPEFRDWTLPELRDAIDREFFLLSEAHYQRYIAPGFLRDAFGA, from the coding sequence ATGCCCGATTACATTATCAAAACCCCCTGCGTCGGCCTTTGCTCCACTGTTTACGGGGATCTGGTGTGCCGTGGCTGCAAGCGCTTCCACCACGAGGTCATCCACTGGAACGGCTATAACGAAGACGAAAAAAGAGCCGTCTGGCTGCGCCTGGAGCAACTGCTGGTCCAGGTGATGACTGCCAAGCTCGAAGTCTTCGATGCCGACAAGCTGCGTGCGCAGCTCACCCAGCGCAAGATCCGCTTTGTGCCGCACCAGTCCGAATATTGCTGGGCTTACCAGTTGATCGCCCGTGGCGCGCGGGTCATCAGCCAGGTCGAGGCTTACGGTTTCGTGCTGTTGCCGGAGTTTCGCGACTGGACGCTGCCGGAACTGCGCGATGCGATCGACCGCGAGTTTTTCCTGCTGTCCGAGGCGCACTATCAGCGCTATATCGCGCCAGGGTTTCTGCGCGACGCATTCGGCGCCTGA
- a CDS encoding tRNA-(ms[2]io[6]A)-hydroxylase, with the protein MYPIPEIEAFLLCRTPDSWVQAALRNLDILLIDHANNEKKAAGAAFQFMFQYNDKFDLLSKMSRLAREELRHFEQVISIIRKRQIPMANISSARYAGALRKLVRNHNPYRLTDALIVGAIVEARSCERFAALVPHLDEELAKFYGGLLKSEARHFQDYLKLAYSYGDKADVDAKIEEIRLAERELIESPDEEFRFHSGVPVAA; encoded by the coding sequence ATGTACCCGATCCCTGAAATCGAAGCCTTTCTGCTTTGCCGCACACCCGACAGCTGGGTCCAGGCCGCGCTGCGCAATCTGGACATCCTGCTGATCGACCATGCGAACAACGAGAAGAAGGCCGCCGGGGCTGCGTTCCAGTTCATGTTTCAGTACAACGACAAGTTCGACCTGTTGAGCAAGATGTCACGTCTGGCCCGGGAAGAGCTGCGCCATTTCGAGCAAGTCATCAGCATCATCAGAAAGCGCCAGATCCCCATGGCCAACATCAGCTCGGCCCGCTATGCCGGAGCGCTGCGCAAGCTGGTGCGCAATCACAACCCGTACCGGCTGACCGATGCGCTGATCGTCGGTGCCATTGTCGAGGCTCGTTCCTGTGAGCGCTTTGCCGCGCTGGTGCCGCATCTGGACGAAGAATTGGCCAAATTCTATGGCGGTTTGCTGAAGTCCGAAGCGCGGCACTTTCAGGACTACCTCAAGCTGGCTTACAGCTACGGCGACAAGGCTGATGTCGATGCCAAGATCGAGGAGATCCGTCTGGCCGAGCGTGAGCTGATCGAAAGCCCTGACGAAGAGTTCCGTTTTCACAGTGGCGTACCTGTCGCCGCCTGA